In Parafrankia discariae, the genomic stretch CTCACCGGCCCGAGTCGAGCGACGAGAAGTCCGTTCTCGGCGACGGATTGAACCTGGTAGGCCAGGATTCCTGGCTCTGCGAGGGTCTTGGTCTCCGGCCAGGTCGTGAGGCGTCGACGAGGCGGCGGGGCGGTACAGTCGCTGCCGCTATCGGCCTGTTCACAGCCCGTCGGGTACGGGTTCTCCGGCGATCGTGGTCCAGGTGGCGTCGAACGCCGGCTCGTCGCGGCGGCGTTCCTCGTGGAGCAGGGTGAGGATGACGGGGATCAGCTCTGTGAGCTGACCGTTGCCGGCGAGTCTGAGCGCTGGGACGAGGACCTGCAGCATCGCCTCCGTCCGCCCGGTTTCATGGAGTAGCTGACCGGTGAGCGTGAGTGTTGTCGCTAGCTGGGTCGTGAACGCGGCCGGGCGGGTCCGGTACAGGTCGTTGAGGACGACGACGGCTTCCTGCGCGGTGGAGATCGCTCTCTCCTGGTCGCCGGCTTCGGACAGGCGGACGGCAGCGTCGGTCAGGGACACGGCGAAGGCAGGGGTGTGGAGGGCCGGATGTTCCTGGGCGAGCTGCCGGTTGATCGCCAGGGCGGCGATCGCGGGTTCCACCGCGTCGGCGTGCCGTTCGAGGGCGGCCAGGTGGTTGGAGAGGCTGATCAGCGCGGTGGCGAGGCCGGAGGAGAGGATGTCGGGCCTCGCCTCGCCGCGCCGCCGAAGGATCGCGACGGCTTCCTCGGCGGCGACCACGGCGTCCTCCAGCCGTCCCAGGTCTGGGAGACACGCGGACAGGTTGTCCAGGGCGTTGGCAAGGCCGAGTTCGGCGCTGGAACCGCCCGGCTGGACTGCTACCGCCCGCCGGTAGGTGGCCACGGCTTCCTCGGCAGCGGCCAGTGCTTCCACCGGCCGTCCCAGCCTGGCCAGGAGAAAGGACATGGTCCGCACGGCGCCGGCGAGAGCGGCGGTGAGGGCGCCGGGCGCGGTCACCGCTGACAGTGGGGTGACCGCGAGAACGCTCCCGAGTTCGCCCGCCGCCTCCAGCACGCCCAGGACGGGTTCGTGACGGATGGCGTCGTACGGGGACACGGAGACCACGGTGCGGGTGTCCGGCGCCGCCGCGTCCAGCAGCCGGAACAGCCGCGTGGCCTCCTCAACGGCGCTCAGTGCCGTCTCCCGCCGCCCCAGGACGATCAGGCGAGAGGCAAGCGACGTCAATAGTCCGGGGAAGATCAGGGGCAGGTCGAGCAGTGTGTCGGCGTTCGTGTCGCGGGTGGCCCGTGCGACGACCGTGGCGGCGGCCTCGGCCAGCTCGACGGACTCGTCCGGCAGCGAGCCGATGAGGTCGACGAGAGCGGTGGGGACGAGCCACACGGCGCGCGGGGCGATCGTCGGATGGTCGGTGAGCAGACTGGCGAGGATCGCGGCGAGGTGAGGCTGGTGATCGCTGGCCTGGGCGAGCGTGATCAGTCCATGTGCCAGCTGCCCGCCGGAGGCCGCGGTGAGCAGCGTGGCGGCGAGCTCCGGGCGTTCCTGGAGCACGCCGCCGAGGTGGTGTTCGGCGATCCGGTCGGGGACGAGCGTGCCCCAGTACGCCCCGGCCTGCGCCGGGTAGAGGTCCCGCAGCCATTCCGCGACGGCGAGGCGGACGGACACGTCCGCCTCGGTGAGCTCGGGGATCCCGCCGAGCACGGCGACAGCCTCGTCCGCATCCTCGGCACCGCACAGCGCCGCCGCGGCGACTGCCGCCCGCGTCACCGACTCCGGCTGGGGGAGCCGGTGACGGGCGGCGGCCTCCCGCCAGTACCTGGCCTCGTGCGCGAGCAGCACGTCCTCCGGCCGCGACCGCGGCCCACCGTCGATGACGGGGCGGGGGCCGGCCTGGAGCAGATCTGTCAGTGCCCGCAGGTGCACCGTGAACGTCAGCTCGTTGGCGGGCTCGGCCAGGTCGCCCGGTAAGACCAGGCCGCCGGCCAACGCCCCCCAGTCGGTGTCCGGCTCGACGGCGCGCCAGACATCCACGAAACTGC encodes the following:
- a CDS encoding effector-associated domain EAD1-containing protein, giving the protein MTDEEILDLADRFGSREQATAVLDAAEVPRRRRPRWHDDAVRFWFEVSELVAGGRVPGGRTGLWAAVARESPVGLFEPVPGRWAPSSPASLLLASREVVDFHWRDEELADLRRWCEGGGGRVRLIVGPGGQGKTRLVMRLCAVMRSVGWEAGLLTAGAEERVFDSAAGSDRPLLLVVDRVETRPTRLRTVFERLIGPRLGAGAVVRVLLLARSLSAGTLWWELMGEGFPDIAVTVVPEPLGSLDPDGDRIGAYLLALGSFVDVWRAVEPDTDWGALAGGLVLPGDLAEPANELTFTVHLRALTDLLQAGPRPVIDGGPRSRPEDVLLAHEARYWREAAARHRLPQPESVTRAAVAAAALCGAEDADEAVAVLGGIPELTEADVSVRLAVAEWLRDLYPAQAGAYWGTLVPDRIAEHHLGGVLQERPELAATLLTAASGGQLAHGLITLAQASDHQPHLAAILASLLTDHPTIAPRAVWLVPTALVDLIGSLPDESVELAEAAATVVARATRDTNADTLLDLPLIFPGLLTSLASRLIVLGRRETALSAVEEATRLFRLLDAAAPDTRTVVSVSPYDAIRHEPVLGVLEAAGELGSVLAVTPLSAVTAPGALTAALAGAVRTMSFLLARLGRPVEALAAAEEAVATYRRAVAVQPGGSSAELGLANALDNLSACLPDLGRLEDAVVAAEEAVAILRRRGEARPDILSSGLATALISLSNHLAALERHADAVEPAIAALAINRQLAQEHPALHTPAFAVSLTDAAVRLSEAGDQERAISTAQEAVVVLNDLYRTRPAAFTTQLATTLTLTGQLLHETGRTEAMLQVLVPALRLAGNGQLTELIPVILTLLHEERRRDEPAFDATWTTIAGEPVPDGL